A stretch of DNA from Roseovarius sp. M141:
ACGGTGATCCAGCTACTACAACGCTTTTACGATCCCGTCGCGGGCCGCGTCCTGCTGGATGGCACGGCACTGGCCGATATGCGTCGCGACAATTTCCGCCGCGTCATGGCGCTGGTCCCGCAGGATCCGGTGATATTTGCAACTTCGGCGCGCGAGAACATCCGTTTTGGTCGACTGGACGCCACCGACGCCGAGGTCGAGGCGGCGGCGCGGACGGCAGCGGCGCACGACTTTATCATGGGGCTGCCCGAAGGCTATGCCAGTCAGGTGGGCGAGCGCGGCGTCATGCTGTCCGGCGGGCAAAAACAGCGTATCGCCATCGCCCGCGCCATCCTGCGCGACGCGCCGGTCCTGCTGCTGGACGAGGCAACCAGCGCGCTGGACGCCGAGAGCGAGCGCGCGGTGCAACTGGCCGTAGACAAGCTGGCCGAGGGGCGCACGACGATCATTGTCGCGCACCGCCTTGCGACCGTGAAGAAGGCGGACCGCATCATCGTGATGGAGGCAGGCCGCATCGTCGCGATCGGCACGCATGACTCTCTGGTGGCCGAGGGCGGGCTATATGCGCGGCTGGCCAAACTGCAATTCACTGGCGGCGAGGCGGCCTGAAGCCAAAGCCCTCCGGGGGCAAACCACGTTTCAAGTCACGCTACGGTGCGCGAAACCTACTCGCATGGGGCGGTAGCATAGATATGCAATTGCTAGCGAGACATTTCCGTTAGGCTCCCTGACTTCGGAGGATGGAGTTGTTTCTAAGGAAGACCTGACCTGCTCCTTCCCCGGTTCGGGTCTTTGAGGGATTTGCCGCAGGTGCTCTGGTGCCCACGGTACGCTACCCGTTACCCGGCAGGGCATTGCGCAGCAATGTCCCGAGCGGGACAGCTTGCGCACTGCCGACCCTCCTCCTTGTAGATGCGATACAGCTTCTTTCAATTCACGGACCAGCCTTCGTGCCGCAGCAGCAGATGCAGGCGTCGCCTCTCGGCGGATGCTCCGTTCGTCTGTCTCCTTTGCGAGGATCAGGACGTCGGTTATGGTTGCCTGAAGGCCGACGGAAGTTCTCTTTTGGCCGGGCAGGCCCCCGGCGGCTTCGATAATGCTGTGTTTTATGATCGGGTCGGACAGTTCGCGTTCGGGGGGGCCGGTGACAATTTTCACGCTGCCCGGAAATTGCAGGAGGACGGGCAGTCGAACACCCCAAAGGACCGGTATGCGTCACAGCACACTGAAACGGTCTTTACCGATCTGGTCAATCTGCAGAGATGCAGGCCTTACTTCATGCGTCGAAACATCTGCGGGTTTGACAAGAAGCGCGATTGTCAGAGTGAGCGATACCCCCAAGCCTGCGCGCCAAAACCGGGGACCATGCTTCACTATGTAATTGGCTCTGACAAGGTGCAGATCTGGCCGGACCTGCCAGATCTCTTAGATCGGCGGTCACAAGAGCAACCAAATCCACCGTGTGACGTGATCGCATTTCACCAAGTGCAGCGCGTTTGATTTCCTCATATTGGTCATTGATCCAAGCCGACTTGATATCAGCCCCGACTTCCTCGAAGGCTGGAACGCGACCTGCTTTGATCGACCCCACCCAGACCAGATGCCACCCGTATCCTGATTGAATTGGGCTGTGCCAACCGTCAGGGGCGAGCGTGAACAGGCCCTCGGCAATAAAGGGGCCTTGCCTTCAGTCGAAGGAAGCTGCCTCTCATGGGACGCCTCCGGCATAGCCGACTATCGCTTGGTCCTCTTGCGACAGGATGCTCGGGTCGTAGCCCCGCTCACCGAACATACGCCGTTGGTTCCGCAGACTTCCCGGCGCTGCATTGCCGAAAAGAGGGAGTTACGGGTGTTTTCTTCTGCCCAAGATACCGGCCAGACCCGAGATGCCCGTTTTCAGCGTCTACATGCCGGAACTGACCGCCTCCGCCAGTCGAATCGCAGGGGTTGCGTCGGTCATCCCGTGATCGCCAAAGAAATTCGATTGGGCATATGCCGTGGCTGTGGTGTGCGAGCCGCCTGCACCCACGACGCCGGGCTTATACTGATTACAGCATCAAAGCCCTGCAGCGCCAATCCGTTCTGGAACGCTTCGCGGATGTAACTGCCATATATCTTCGAAAAACTGTTATCGATGCCAATCAGGTAGTTCATGATTTCGAAATTGGCGAATTCATCGTTCGGCGACGGATCCGGATGCGTATCAGAAGCACCCTCGACCTGTTTGAGCTCGGTCGGCGGTTTGTTGAGCATCCGTTGCTGCGCCGAGGCCGCGTTGATTGGTTTGCCTTTGCTGTCGATCTCAATCGGGAACATGATGCCGTTGGAAAGATTGGAGTTGTGCGATATCGCCAGCGCTTCGTTGCCGGTTTTTCGCAGTTCGCCCATCCAGTTCCACAAATCCTCGGGGCGCTTCGGGCACTTTTGCACAGTCCTGAAAGAACACATTGCGATGCATGTTCCGGTTCTGCGGCGTGGATGTCCATTCATAGGAACAGAACGTCGTGAATTCGCCGGGTTTGTTATATTTTCCACGACTTCATTGTTGCTGGCCCAGACGGAATTGATAATCGTGGGGTCGAGCAATGCCCCGATCGGCTTGTTATTTGCCGACCTCATGATGCCCACATACTCCGCGTGGACGGTAACCCCCTGAAAATCGAGCGGTGTCCTGATCTTCACGTCATAACCGGCAGGGTGCGTGATCGCCTGCCGGGTGGAGTGCTGGTACGCCTGTTTCGGGCCGGTTACGATATTGCCAAGGATATAGGCCTCGAGCGACCAACTGGTCTGCTGGTGGGTTTGGCCGACATACACGTTTCCGTTCTGGGCACACGCTGGAGCGAAGCTGTGGAAGCCGTAAAAGCGAACGTCAACCTGAAAGCGGCATATAAATTTCCTTGGGTTTAGGGGTCGCTAATTCCCACGGGGAAAAGATAAATTCCTTTTCCCGCCTGTAGTCGCAAGGCGATAATGTCACTGTCGTGTTCAATCGAGCTGAGGGAGTTTGGACATGGGATGGGTGATGATGCGCGAGCGCGAGTTGAAACGCATAGACGTTCTGGCGCAGATTGATGACGGACGGCTGGACGCTCAAGACGACGCAAACATGTTGGACATCACAAAGCGGCGGATGTTTCGGTTGTTGATGCGCCTTTAATGGCCAAAGGAAGACGCGCTGAAAGACCCGGGGGAGGCCACAGGTGATCCAAGCGCTCAAACAAACAAATCCAATACATCGGCCCACTTTTCCGAGCGAAAGTGGTGTCAGGTCTGTTACGGATAGATATCGTTGATTGATTCGTTTCAAGGGGACCTGAATGGGAATACGGATTGCGGCACTAGCTTGCCTAGCGTTCTGTCCGGCTTTGGCCGCGGCCGAAGATACGGAGTATTCAGCAACATTATATGGCTGGTTGCCCGGCATATCGGGAACTCTTGAGACGTCATTCGGCGATGCTGACCTGGGCCAGTCAACCGGTGACGTCCTTTCAAATCTCGATATGGCATTCATGGGCACCTTCGAAGCGCGCTCCGGACCTTGGGGGGTGATTGCAGACCTGCTTTATACCGAGCTTTCGGATACCGAGAGCACGCCGTTCGGGGCGGCCTTCAATTCGCTGGAAATGGACATCAAGGTTGCAGCGCTTAGCGGCTACCTGGCCTACCGCGTTACGGAAACCCCCACGGTCGCGGTCGACATTGCGGGCGGGTTCAGGGCGTTCGATATTGATCTTTCCCACACATTGACGGCCGGGGCGCTGCCGGCGCGGTCATCCTCGGCCAGTGAAAGCTGGTTGGTGCCTGTTGTTGGGGTGCGCGGAAATTGGCGGATGTCGCAAAAATGGTCGGCGACCGGTTTCGTGGATTTTGGCGCAAGCGGCTCGGACAAGACATGGCAGGTTCTGGGAACCCTGAACTACGCCTTTAACGAAAACTGGTCGGGACGGTTCGGTTACAGGTACATGGAAATCGATAAGTCGATATTGGGAAGCGACGTGGATCTGGGGCTGTCGGGGCCAGTCGTTGGTGTGAGCTATCGATTCTGAGATTCCTATGATTGCACCTCGGCCCTGAGCAGCGTGAACGGCG
This window harbors:
- a CDS encoding peptidylprolyl isomerase produces the protein MAEGLFTLAPDGWHSPIQSGYGWHLVWVGSIKAGRVPAFEEVGADIKSAWINDQYEEIKRAALGEMRSRHTVDLVALVTADLRDLAGPARSAPCQSQLHSEAWSPVLARRLGGIAHSDNRASCQTRRCFDA
- a CDS encoding outer membrane protein, coding for MGIRIAALACLAFCPALAAAEDTEYSATLYGWLPGISGTLETSFGDADLGQSTGDVLSNLDMAFMGTFEARSGPWGVIADLLYTELSDTESTPFGAAFNSLEMDIKVAALSGYLAYRVTETPTVAVDIAGGFRAFDIDLSHTLTAGALPARSSSASESWLVPVVGVRGNWRMSQKWSATGFVDFGASGSDKTWQVLGTLNYAFNENWSGRFGYRYMEIDKSILGSDVDLGLSGPVVGVSYRF